The segment ATTGTGGTACTTAACTACACAGCTCCACCATAACCACCCTACTAAGCACCTAAAATGCTTGCATCCCAAGAATGCTATAATAGGGGAAGGGCTCTTTATAAGtaggtttttccttttaaaaaaactgtaaaaGTCAGGGCCTTTTTACAATAGCTTGAGGAAATTTATTCATTCTTTGGACTGTCTCTATTCACCAATTCTTCATCCAGATGGCCATTTTTAATACTGGCCAATTCTCCGCTCTTTAGCTTTTTCAAATAATCATGTGGCCCTTTCCCTTCAAAGGATGAGGGGCTTTTGTAGGAGCCCCCAATTTTATCCCAGAGTGTGAAATACTGACCGTAGTTGTAATCAAAATACAAGTGATGATCGGTGTGATGGGCAGAGCCATTGATAATGTGTTTCAAGAAATCCGGCACACGGTAATCGCCATCATGAATAGAGATTGTCCAGACATTGACAGCAATGTAGAGACCCAAGTAGGTCACTTTGTGCAAAGGAAAGAGGAAAGGATAGATGTGATATGGAATACTCTGCAGGAAGCCATCCACAGGGTGGAAGGCGTGACTTGCAAATGGCGTAGCAACCTTCCAGCGGTGATGGGGCTTGTGCAGACGCTAAAGAACAGAACAGAGTTAGTGCCTATGTTTTGAcaaggcaaaaaaaattggggcttCAATCTGGCACCTCCTAGCTCTATACTGCCTACCATATGACTAGCAATATGTCTGCATAACTGCATTTTACTGTAGCTCTATTTCTTCCTGGTCTCTCAACTTGTAAACCAAGACAGGGTACAGTGGTAGCCAGACACATGCAAGCTCTGCTCAAGCTTGTGTGCTAAAAAACACTGGCCATGGTGAGATCTTTGGCTAGCTGCCAGAGTCTGTACCCAGGGGACTGGGCAGCTCAAATGCGCTGCTGCAACCACACTGCCAttttagtgtgctagctggaGCCGagtcagctgctgtgtagacatacattGCTGCTTTGGCAGGGGAAATGTCTGGAAGCAGGTCCAAATGGCTTATTTGCCACCCTGCAATTTGTGGTGTTTAAATCACTCCTGTACTGCAGAGAACAAGGTCAGATGAAAAAGGACATTTTTCATCTAGAGTTTGACACCCACAGAATTGAAGATTTCCACCGTGTTAATGGGTCAGGTTAACTAGTGACACCACCAGGGCCATGAGAAACAAACATTTCTCTTATgctagataaaaataaaaatctagtcCTATGTTATGCTTAGGGTCTGATCTGAAAgccagtcagtggaaagattccacTTCTACTTCAATGGGGTGTATTCACAATGTCTTTTACAGGCAATCCTAACCAGTTCCCTGTGGGTTAAGTAATCTCATTTTGCCAacatggaaactgaggcagaaaaggGGATGTGACTTATCCTAGGCTGTAGGGGGAATTCTCTGAACTGGATTCAAACAcaagagttcctggctcccacacCTGAGCTCAGACCAGGAGCTGAAACCTAAAATGCTCACTTACATTATACCACCATTGGACTAGAAGgaattaagcatgtgagtagccccaatTAATCccatgggattactcatgtgcatCAATTCTTTGATTGAGGCCTAAAgcctttatttttcaaaagacatTGTGACAATGTCAATAAACATTGACATATAAGGTACACAAGCAAAATACACTGGGGAGGAAAAaacctcagccccatcccagccctTATGCTGCTTAAAGAGGGCCAGAGCTGAGTGAAGGGCCAGAGCTAGGGAGGATTCCTCCAGCACAGGAACTGTGGCAGACATTCATAAGGCTGCCCTCCAAGGACTCCCCTTGCAAAACCCAGCATAAGGGACAGcacagggacagggctgggaagGGTACATCAAAGAGATTCTGAGCAGTATTGCCACAAAGGAGGctagcctggggaagctgccatGCCTTAGACACACCCTCATGGCTCCTACCCCCAGAGGAGCCCAGGGTCAGGtaggcacaaaggtggcttaaagccacttaGCCCTCCTCCTTCTGGGCTGCAAGTTCTGCGTTACCTTTTAGAGATCTTTGTATCTATAGTAAAAAACCCAGTAGCGTTCCATTACATTTTAAAGCAGTCTTGCTAAACTGCCATTAAAATATACTAAACCAGACagacttgtctgtcctttctaaTGAAGGATATTTTACTCAGCCCTTCTGGGCAACTGCtctgcttttaaaaaagggagggtCACATCCCGGGTGAGTGGTTATACAAAGTTGTTCCGACATCTAGTAAGCTTTATATCTATATCACTACTTATACCTTGTACACAAGTTTATGATGGAGGAACCTGTGAATCCAGTAAAT is part of the Natator depressus isolate rNatDep1 chromosome 22, rNatDep2.hap1, whole genome shotgun sequence genome and harbors:
- the SC5D gene encoding lathosterol oxidase, translated to MDLVLNYVDYNFFTPYVYPTTWPEDEPFRQITSLLIVTNLGALVLYLLFGTLSYYLVFDHSLKQHPQFLENQVQLEIKYALQSLPWISIPTVALFFAEVRGYSRLYDNIEDSPYGWFGVILSMLSFLFFTDMCIYWIHRFLHHKLVYKRLHKPHHRWKVATPFASHAFHPVDGFLQSIPYHIYPFLFPLHKVTYLGLYIAVNVWTISIHDGDYRVPDFLKHIINGSAHHTDHHLYFDYNYGQYFTLWDKIGGSYKSPSSFEGKGPHDYLKKLKSGELASIKNGHLDEELVNRDSPKNE